In Procambarus clarkii isolate CNS0578487 chromosome 25, FALCON_Pclarkii_2.0, whole genome shotgun sequence, the following proteins share a genomic window:
- the LOC138368331 gene encoding mucin-7-like produces MSEGEAGAPWWRVSLDPQHTLIPGSVAAGPLCTAADPSPSAADPSPSTADPSPSTADPSPSTADPSPSTADPSPSTADPSPSTADPSPSAADPSPSTADPSPSTADPSPTAADPSPTAADPSLTAADPSPTAADPSLTAADPSPPWTQRKSKQFWESHDQSWKALVHIDSLEPWCCQQE; encoded by the coding sequence ATGAGTGAAGGGGAGGCTGGTGCTCCATGGTGGAGAGTGAGTCTAGACCCCCAGCACACACTTATCCCTGGCTCTGTAGCTGCCGGACCGCTCTGTACAGCGGCTGATCCTTCACCATCAGCGGCTGATCCTTCACCATCAACGGCTGATCCTTCACCATCAACGGCTGATCCTTCACCATCAACGGCTGATCCTTCACCATCAACGGCTGATCCTTCACCATCAACGGCTGATCCTTCACCATCAACGGCTGATCCTTCACCATCAGCGGCTGATCCTTCACCATCAACGGCTGATCCTTCGCCATCAACGGCTGATCCTTCACCTACAGCGGCTGATCCTTCACCTACAGCGGCTGATCCTTCACTTACAGCGGCTGATCCTTCACCTACAGCGGCTGATCCTTCACTTACAGCGGCTGATCCTTCACCGCCCTGGACTCAGAGGAAGAGTAAACAGTTCTGGGAAAGCCATGACCAGTCGTGGAAAGCTTTGGTACACATAGACAGCCTTGAGCCTTGGTGTTGTCAGCAGGAATAG